Below is a window of Fusobacteriaceae bacterium DNA.
CTGGGTTACTTCGGAGGCGGCGATGTAAAAATCGCTCACCGTTACGCGATGCTGCGCTTCGTCAGCGAGGCGGTCCAATTCCCGCGCGGGGCTTCCCATCGTGAATGTCCCGCCTTTGATGAGGACAAAACCGGCGGGGAAACGGCTTTGCGCGGTTGCGCTTGCAACCGCAATCAGCGCGGTTGAAAAAAGTAAAAGTGTTTTCATTGCGATACCTCCGATGCACTGATCTTAATACCTATTTTACCAAGCCAATCACTGAGACTGTTTTTCGCGCTGCCGGCATTCGCGGCTCGTATGTGCAAGGCTTCAGCAAAAACGCTGTCGGGACAAAGCCGTTTCGCGTCCGCGATAGTGCCCGATATGCCGCTGCTTGCGCTTGTACATATCAGCGCTATGGTTTTTCAGGTCAAGTCCTGCTGGTTGTTGTGCAAAAAAGTCTGCATGGGCGCAGCCATCCTTGACCACCAAAGGGGATAAACGATAAAGACCGTATCATACTCTTTGAGAGAGACGGCGGTTTTTATCGCCGGGTATACGCCGGAACTGTCAATCCTTTGAAATTCGCTTTTGGCGACCTCAAGCATTTCGTTGTAGTTGCTGGTATACGGCGTGACCAGCGTTATTTCAAGCGCATCACAGCCTGTCAGAGATTGTAACTCCCGGGCTATCTGGGCGCTGTTACCGCTCCAGGTGTAATATACGATAAGCGCCGAGATTAGAAAAAATCTTTTCACTTCGTTGCCTCCTTGTTTATTAAAACAGTGCCTGTGCCATAGTGTTCCCCCTCAATTCTTTAGCGAGAGCGTCACGGTAACATCACCCTCCCCAAGCGCCGTCTTCAACTCCTCCGGGGTGACATCATCTATTTTCCCCAAGCGTGTGAAAGTCCAGGTGTTCGGCGCGTAATAAATCACCAGCGCGTTGCCCTGATACAGTATCAAGTCGCCGCGTTTGGTGGTAATCCGCTCGTCATTGGTCGGCAATGTTTTACCCAAGCCGCCGACTTTTTCAAAGTTACCGTAGTCGTGCATTTGAATGGTGACGGGTCCTTCTTTGAGCAAAGCCAACAACGCCGCTGTTGACGAGTTTTTTACCAGCGTAGCGGTAAATGTTTTTCCGCCTTTGATTGTTATGGTCATTGCGCCTCCTTGCTCGTCAGTCTTTGCGCCGTTACCCTGTGCGCAAACAGCAAGCGTCAACGCACAAGTGAGCGCGAAAATACAAAATAGTCTTTTCATAAATCCTCCTTTGCATTATAGTCTTGACATAAAAAAAGATATGTTTTACAATAGTATAGAACCTGAAGTCAGGTTCAGGTCAAGAGATTTTAAAAAAATTTCCGGAGGAGTCAGGTATGTCTTATTCAATCGGTGAAGTGGCGGAAATGACCGGCATAACAGTATCATCATTACGGTACTATGACCGCGAGGGATTGTTTCCGGCGATGAAACGAACAAGCGGCGGTATTCGAATGTTTTCGGAAACGGAGATCGACGCCCTTAAAATCATGGAGTGCCTGAAGGTCTCGGGGATGTCCATCAAAGATATCCGGCAGTTTCTGGTTTGGTGTCAGGAGGGAGACGGCTCTTTGCGAAAGCGGCGGGATCTGTTCTATGAGCGTCTTGAAGCCGTGAAAAGGCAGATGGAAGAATTGCAGAAGACAATGGATACGATAAAGTATAAATGCTGGTACTACGATACCGCAGTAACCGCCGGCAGCGAAGAAGTTCCGAAAAAAATGCCGGAAGCAGAGATGCCTGAGGATATCCGGAAATACCGAAAAAGAATGGAAATCAATTTGAAGGATTGAGGGGGGAGTGACATGAGGAGGAGGCTGGCGGAATATAAAGATTTATGAAGAATTTCGCCAAAGTACAAAGCAAAAATGTGCCAAAGCCGATAGTGAAATTCAGCCAAAGTATAAAGTAAAATCATGCCAAAGTCTATAGTTAAATACTGCCAAAGTATAAAGTAAAATGCTGCCAAATCATAAAGTTATATCTTGACAAACGGCTAAATTTGGCGTATAGTATAAATTGGGTGATGCTCATGAGCAATAAATATTTACCAAGAATATCCGACAAAAAATTGCGTCTATTACTTGAGGCCAAGGGCGCGGTTTTGATCGAAGGACCAAAGTGGTGCGGGAAAACCCGATCTGCCGAAGAAATCGCCGGCAGCGTTTTGTATATGCAGGATCCGGATACGTCAAAAGCGAACATTCTGACGGCGCAATCCAAACCGTCATTGCTCTTGGACGGGAAAACGCCGAGATTGCTTGATGAATGGCAGGTCGCCCCCGAGCTCTGGAACGCCGTACGCTTTGCGGTCGACAAACGCAGACAAAGCGGGCAATTCATATTGACCGGTTCCGTAAATCCCGTAAGGACTCCTGATATGCATTCCGGTACGGGGCGCATCGGGCGCATGAAAATGCGGACGATGTCACTATATGAATCGGGCGATTCCACTGGGGAGATCTCCCTAAAAAAGCTTTTCGACGGCGTATCGACTATGGAAGGAAAATCGCCGGTTTCAGTGGAACAGTATGCTTTCTTGATCAATCGCGGCGGATGGCCCGCCGTGGCGGGAAAGACAAATGAAAAAATCGTTCTGACGGTTGCGTCCGATTATCTGGAAGCGGTGACAAATGAGGATATTTCGAAGGCAGACGGAATCGAAAGAAAACCTGAACGGGTCAAAGCGTTTATGCGGGCCATTGCGCGCAATATTTCCGCGGAGGCGAAACTTGTAACGATTGCCAATGATTTGGCCGCCAACGACGAGGCGCTGTCTCCGATCACCATCGGAGAATACATTGACGCGCTGAAGAAAATATTTGTCCTTGAAGATTTGCCCGCGTGGAGCGCGAAGCTTCGCTCCAAAACGGTGATCCGCACCACGGCGAAACGGCATTTTACCGATCCGTCCATTGCGGCCGCCGCGCTACGAGCTACGCCCAAAAGGCTGCTTTCGGATTTCAACACGTTCGGCTACCTTTTTGAATCCCTTTGCGTAAGAGACCTGCGGGTCTATGCCGAGAGCCTTGACGGAAACGTCTATCATTACCGCGATAAGAGCGGGCTGGAAGTTGACGCCGTCATTCAGCTTGCCGACGGGCGTTGGGCCGCAGCCGAAGTGAAGATGGGGATGGGGGAAATAGAGAAGGCCTGTGAGAATCTGTTGAGACTGAAAGCTTCCGTAGATACGGAAAAGATGGAAGAACCCGCTGTTTTAATGGTTCTGACGGCCACAGAATACGCGTTTCAAATGAAAAACGGGATATGGCTTGTCCCGCTGGGGTGTTTGAAGGATTAGGAGGGGGGCCGCTTTGGCGTATCCGGCGACGCTTATGCCCCCGGCTCATTTTTAAGGAGTTTCTTATAAATTTTGCTTCGGTGATCGAAATCAACGGCAACGATAGTCAATTCATCATCATGAATTTTCACAAGCAGGCGATAATCCATAATTCTGTATCGCCAAAACCCTTTCAACGCCTTGTTAAGCGGTTTTCCATGAATCCTGGGATCGTCTGTTCCGAGCAGATTTTTCTTGATGTATTGACTCAAAAGCCTTCGGACGCTTTTATCGAAGGAGAGAATCTTTTTTTGTACTTTTTCATCAAGGTAGACAGTATACATTTAAAGGTCCCACTCTTTGACCGCTTCGTCAAAAGGGACCAATTTCACGGTTCCTTTCGCTTCCCGCTCGAGATAGTCCTGGAGAACTTCCCGATCATATTCGTCCTCAATCACTTCAAAAATCATCTCTTTGATGAATTGAGAAACATTTGTTCCTTTCGTTTCAACATATTTTTTCAACATAAGTTCTTCTTCTCCGCTCAGTCTCACAGAAATTGTTGCCATGGGAATCACCTCATTTTCTTTTGTTTACATTGTAATACAAAGAGAAAATAAAGTCAATCATTTTTTGTTGATGAATCTATTTTCTATATGACCGCCATATATATTATATATTTGACGATTTCCCGGAAAAAATGCTAAAATAGCAGCAAACACAATTTCTTACTGGCATAGTAAACAATTGCGGAGAGCATGGAAATTTAAAAACTCGGGAAGAAGACTCGACGAATTTTGGAGGAAAAAACGATGGACTGTATGACAGCGATTTTTGAAAGGCGTAGTATTCGCCGATATCAGACGAAGCCTGTGCCCCGGGAAATTTTGGAGAAGATTCTCAACGCGGCAATCCAGGCCCCCTCGGCCATCAACGCCCAGCCCTGGCATTTTGTGGCGCTCGCGAGCCCCGAAGCCATGACGCGGCTCCGGGAGGTTATGGGGCGGACAGCGGAGACGATTCACCCCCACCTGCGGGAAATTTTTCCCAACCATCCAGATGTGGTGGCGGAAACGCATCGTTTCATCGGGCAATTGGGAAACGCGCCGGTTTGCGTACTGGCATTTTTGCAAAAAGCCGACTACGATAACCGCTTTGAGGTCATGACGCTGAGCGTCGCGGCGGCCATTGAAAACCTGATCCTCGCCGCATGGGATCAGGGCGTCGGCAGTTGCTGGCTCACCGCGCCTCTGGAAGCGGGCGTCGACGAAGAAATCCGGAAGACCTTCGCCGCCGACTACGGGCCGCTGGTATCCATTGTGGCCCTGGGCTATCCCGAAAAAATCCCTGCCGCCCCCAAAAGGAAGGAAGACCGTTTTACGATTCTTTGAGGTTTCTTCACGGAAGGAAACCAAAGTGACGAGTAAAATCTATTGTATTTATGATAATCATATATAAAATATATTTGACGAAACTGTAACAAATATGCTAAAGTAGTTGCAAGTCTTATTTCTTACAAGCGGAGTAAATAATTATGAGGAAAACAATTTTGAATTTCACGATGAAGGAAATCATGCGTTCGATGTGTATATGTAACCCGCACATCCATTTTGATGTTCCAAAATCGGCGCAAATTGAAAAAGTGGTTTTCCGCAGAAACGAATCCTGACGGCAGGGAAAATTCCCGCTCAAACAGAATTCATCCATAGCAAGGAGAAAATACTTTGGAAATTTCCCAAAGTATTTTTTTTGTAAAGATAATTATACTGACTAAGTGACTAAACAAGGCAAAAACTTATGAAAGGGGAAATACATGCTGAATCAAAAATTGATCCAAAAAGAATATGATTTTCTGGGAGACGCAGTATTTTTGAATGTATCATCGGTGGTCATGCCGCCGCGCCGTGTTCAAAAGGCCTATAACGGGTTTATGAGGGACTATATAAAAAACTTCGGGGCTGATGTCGTCACGAAGGCCTGGGAACTTGTCAACGCCACAAGGCCAAAAATAGCGCGGCTGATCAATGCGCGGGAATATCATGAGATTGCCTTTGTCAAAAATACCTGCGAGGGGGTCTCCATACTGGCAAACGGGTATCCGCTGAAACGGGGCGACAACATCATCGTGGCCGACCAAGAGCATCAATCCAATCTCTTTCCCTGGATCAACATCCATGAACGAAAGGGAATCCGGCTGAAGATCGTGAAGAGCGCAAACGGGGAGATCTCGTGGCGGGATTTCGTAGACGCTATTGATGGCCGGACCAGAATTTTGGCGCTTTCTGCCGTACAGTTTTCAACCGGTTTTTACGCGGATCTGAAAAAAATCGGCGAAGCCTGCCGACGGTCGGGGGTTGTCTTCGCGGTGGACGGGATCCAAGCCCTAGGAAGACTCCGGATCAATGTGCAGGATATGAATATAGACTACCTTTCTTCCGGAACAAACAAAGGACTATTGGGGACATTGGGGGCCGGATTTGTATATTGTTCCGATCATATCGTCCGGGAGATTATTCCGCCATACGCTTCCTATCAGAGTACGATCAGTCATGTGGCGCCGCCAGCCATCACAACCAATTTTGAAAGTATCGAATGGTATCCCCACGCCCGGCGGTTTGAATCGGGCAATCTGAGTTATAACTGTATCAACGCCATCTCCCAGGGAATTGATCTCCTTCAGGAATTGGGAATCTCGAATATTGAAACGCATATTTTGCACTTGGAACAGGAATTGCGGGATCGGATCCGGCATCTCCCGCTCCGTACGGTTCAACCCAAATACCGCAAAAACTGGAGCGGCATCATCTGTGTATATTACCCGGAAAATAAAGACATGGAAGTGACCGGCATTCTCGCAAAATATAAAATCTACGCGACGGTCCGGGCTGGGTATATCCGTTTCGGGTTGAATTTTTACAACACCGTGGAACAAATGAGGATTGTGGCGAAAGCCTTGGAAGAAATCGCTTCACTGGTTGATTCAGTACAAATTTAAAAATAAAAGGAGTGTAAAAAATGAGCATTGGAACGATTTATCGAAAGAATACCCTGGTAATAAAACTTTTGGTGGCCCTTGTTCTGGGCGTTGTCGCAGGAGCGGCCTTCGGAGACAGAATTCTTGTAATCAAGCCATTGGGTTCCATATTTCTGAATTTGCTGAAATTGGTGGCGCTGCCGTTGATTATTGTGAACTTGATTTCCGGTATTTCAGCTTTGGGCGATCCCAAGGCCTTTGGCAGAATTGGAGTCAAAATCTTGCTGTATTACGCGGCCACCACGATTATCGCAATCATTCTCGGCTTTGTAACCGGGACATTGTTGAAACCCGGGATCGGTTTTACCCTGACCGGAAAATATGACGCAGCAATCGCGAAAGTGCCTTCTTTCCTCGATACCCTTGTGGGATTGTTGCCCGGCAATATCTTTCAGACTCTGACGGAGGGAAGACTTGACCAGATCGTTGTATTCAGCGCGATCGTTGGAATCGCCGTCTTGTTTCTAAAACCGGAACAAAAAGAAATTCTGACAAAATTCTTTGATTCCCTCGCGCAGGTTTTCAATAAAATTATTGCGGGAATTCTTGTCTATGCGCCGGTCGGGATATTTTCCCTGGCGGCGGTAACCGTTGCCGTCTATGGAAAGATTTTGATCGGTTTCCTGGTAAAATATCTGGGCGCTTCCTATCTCGGCATCTTGTTGCAAATTGTGGTCTACGCGATCCTGCTTACGGTCTTTACAAAAGTCCCGCTGACCAAATTTTTTCAAAAAGCCGGCGTCCTAATCATTACAGCAATCAGCACCAGTTCCAGTCTTGCGGTCGTGCCGGTCAATCTTTCCGTCGCGGATGAATTGGACGTACCGCGATCTATTTCCAGTTTTACGATCCCCTTGGGCGCTCAAGTCAATAAAGACGGGAATGGGTTGATGCTCGCGATCACATTTCTCTTTGCGGCCCAGGCCGTAGGCGCTCCTTTGCCGCTTCCTGTATTTATTAAAGCCATTGTACTGGCGCTGATTCTCACAACCGGGGCGGGAGGCGTTCCGGGAGGCGGCATCGTTTCCATCGCGGTCATTATCGACGCCTTCGGCCTGCCGTTGGAAGTCGTCGGCATCGTCTCCGGAATCTTCGCCCTCATTGATATGGGCTACACGACGCTCAATGTGTTGGGAGATCTGGTGGGGACCGTTATCGTATCCCAATCCGAGAACAGATCGGCGCCTTCCGTCGCGATTCCTGAAACCAAAGTGACAGCATAACATCCTTCAAAATATACCTCCAAACAATCTGAAGTTCAGGGGCCGCCCGCCGCAGGGCGGTTCCTTGGACGGAATGGTTGCATCATCCATCGGCAACAAAATTAAATCTCACCATACACCCATTATTCCTGAGGAGGAAAAATAATGAACGAAAAGACAAGCTACAAAAGTAAACTGCAAGCATTTCTTCTGATTCTGCTCCTGACCCTCGGCGTATTTTTACCGCAATCTACCGAGCTCAAAAGCGCCGGGATCGCGGCCCCATATCGGATCGGCGTCGTACAAAAGACCGCCTACGGCAGCGTACGCGGGTATAAGGAGGGGAAAGCCCTCGTGTGGAAGGGGATTCCCTACGCGAAGCCCTCCGTAGGCGAGTTGCGATGGAAAGCGCCGCAGAAGCCGGAATCCTGGACCGGCGTCAAAGACGCCACGAAAGACGCGCCGCAGAGCATTCAAGGCGTCGGCGCAGGCGCAGCGGGCGTGGAAGGCGGTCAATTTTTAAATATCTTCCGTCCCGACAACAACAAAAAAGGCCTTCCGGTATTTGTTTACATCCACGGCGGCAACAATCAGTTCGGCTCGGCGGCCGAGTTACCGGGCGGAAAACTGGCTGTGGCGACGGACGCCGTAATTGTTCCGATACAGGCGCGATTAGGCCTTTTAGGTTTTATCACATTACCGGCCTTGAAAACGGGCGATCCCCTCGAAGATTCCGGCAATTACGCGCTGCTCGATTTCGCGGCGGCCCTGGATTGGATCCGGGAAAATATCGAAGCCTTCGGCGGCGATCCCAATAATATCACGATTTCCGGTTTTTCCGCGGGCGGACGTGACGTGCTGGCGCTTCTGATTTCTCCCATTTTCAAGGGAAAAATCCACAAGGCCTATTCCTTCAGCGGCGGATTGACCCTTTCGGATGTGAAAGACAGCCAGAAAGTCATCGCGCGGCAATTGGCAAAGCTCGTGACGGAGGATCGTCCGGAATACAGCGAAGAAGAG
It encodes the following:
- a CDS encoding type II toxin-antitoxin system RelE/ParE family toxin gives rise to the protein MYTVYLDEKVQKKILSFDKSVRRLLSQYIKKNLLGTDDPRIHGKPLNKALKGFWRYRIMDYRLLVKIHDDELTIVAVDFDHRSKIYKKLLKNEPGA
- a CDS encoding MerR family transcriptional regulator; the protein is MSYSIGEVAEMTGITVSSLRYYDREGLFPAMKRTSGGIRMFSETEIDALKIMECLKVSGMSIKDIRQFLVWCQEGDGSLRKRRDLFYERLEAVKRQMEELQKTMDTIKYKCWYYDTAVTAGSEEVPKKMPEAEMPEDIRKYRKRMEINLKD
- a CDS encoding aminotransferase class V-fold PLP-dependent enzyme, producing the protein MPPRRVQKAYNGFMRDYIKNFGADVVTKAWELVNATRPKIARLINAREYHEIAFVKNTCEGVSILANGYPLKRGDNIIVADQEHQSNLFPWINIHERKGIRLKIVKSANGEISWRDFVDAIDGRTRILALSAVQFSTGFYADLKKIGEACRRSGVVFAVDGIQALGRLRINVQDMNIDYLSSGTNKGLLGTLGAGFVYCSDHIVREIIPPYASYQSTISHVAPPAITTNFESIEWYPHARRFESGNLSYNCINAISQGIDLLQELGISNIETHILHLEQELRDRIRHLPLRTVQPKYRKNWSGIICVYYPENKDMEVTGILAKYKIYATVRAGYIRFGLNFYNTVEQMRIVAKALEEIASLVDSVQI
- a CDS encoding DUF4143 domain-containing protein, translated to MRLLLEAKGAVLIEGPKWCGKTRSAEEIAGSVLYMQDPDTSKANILTAQSKPSLLLDGKTPRLLDEWQVAPELWNAVRFAVDKRRQSGQFILTGSVNPVRTPDMHSGTGRIGRMKMRTMSLYESGDSTGEISLKKLFDGVSTMEGKSPVSVEQYAFLINRGGWPAVAGKTNEKIVLTVASDYLEAVTNEDISKADGIERKPERVKAFMRAIARNISAEAKLVTIANDLAANDEALSPITIGEYIDALKKIFVLEDLPAWSAKLRSKTVIRTTAKRHFTDPSIAAAALRATPKRLLSDFNTFGYLFESLCVRDLRVYAESLDGNVYHYRDKSGLEVDAVIQLADGRWAAAEVKMGMGEIEKACENLLRLKASVDTEKMEEPAVLMVLTATEYAFQMKNGIWLVPLGCLKD
- a CDS encoding SUMF1/EgtB/PvdO family nonheme iron enzyme; amino-acid sequence: MKTLLLFSTALIAVASATAQSRFPAGFVLIKGGTFTMGSPARELDRLADEAQHRVTVSDFYIAASEVTQ
- a CDS encoding nitroreductase family protein; the encoded protein is MDCMTAIFERRSIRRYQTKPVPREILEKILNAAIQAPSAINAQPWHFVALASPEAMTRLREVMGRTAETIHPHLREIFPNHPDVVAETHRFIGQLGNAPVCVLAFLQKADYDNRFEVMTLSVAAAIENLILAAWDQGVGSCWLTAPLEAGVDEEIRKTFAADYGPLVSIVALGYPEKIPAAPKRKEDRFTIL
- a CDS encoding DUF6290 family protein, which translates into the protein MATISVRLSGEEELMLKKYVETKGTNVSQFIKEMIFEVIEDEYDREVLQDYLEREAKGTVKLVPFDEAVKEWDL
- a CDS encoding dicarboxylate/amino acid:cation symporter; translated protein: MSIGTIYRKNTLVIKLLVALVLGVVAGAAFGDRILVIKPLGSIFLNLLKLVALPLIIVNLISGISALGDPKAFGRIGVKILLYYAATTIIAIILGFVTGTLLKPGIGFTLTGKYDAAIAKVPSFLDTLVGLLPGNIFQTLTEGRLDQIVVFSAIVGIAVLFLKPEQKEILTKFFDSLAQVFNKIIAGILVYAPVGIFSLAAVTVAVYGKILIGFLVKYLGASYLGILLQIVVYAILLTVFTKVPLTKFFQKAGVLIITAISTSSSLAVVPVNLSVADELDVPRSISSFTIPLGAQVNKDGNGLMLAITFLFAAQAVGAPLPLPVFIKAIVLALILTTGAGGVPGGGIVSIAVIIDAFGLPLEVVGIVSGIFALIDMGYTTLNVLGDLVGTVIVSQSENRSAPSVAIPETKVTA